One Kineococcus aurantiacus genomic window carries:
- a CDS encoding APC family permease, giving the protein MANTTVAAEPAADRRLSGRLGVGSIVFMVVAAAAPLTVVGGSVPIGISIGNGAGFPAMYAVGSVVLFFFAVGFVAMTRYVPNAGAFYTYIGAGLGRLHGLGGSFLALLTYQTIQAAVYGYLGAALGGVVADDLGGPDLPWWVWAGAAIALVGFLGYRHIDLSSKVLGVLLIAEIGIVLVVDAGVVLAGGGPEGLSTASVTPSGITAGAPGIGLMFALAGFIGFECTAVFRDEARDPDRTIPRATYVSLALIGVFYTVSAWAVVSAWGDTGALTEAADDPEGMVVQTAADYVGRVAGDTVQVLLLTSLFACVLSFHNVLNRYVFSMANTGVLPRAWGRSHGRHHSPHVASLLQTAVSVLLMGVFAAAGLDPVMQVYTWMSGVATLGFILLMLLTCVAVLVFFTRNRVDTRVWNTRVAPVVGVVGLAFTAYLTATNFGLLVGGWTVGAVFLVLTAASYLVGPLVGVLKPSADPLAIARFEAALEHPTAVPHQNRTEDHA; this is encoded by the coding sequence ATGGCGAACACCACCGTCGCCGCGGAACCGGCAGCCGACCGCCGCCTCAGCGGCCGGCTCGGAGTCGGTTCCATCGTCTTCATGGTCGTCGCGGCCGCCGCGCCGCTGACCGTCGTCGGCGGCAGCGTCCCGATCGGCATCAGCATCGGCAACGGCGCGGGGTTCCCCGCCATGTACGCCGTCGGCTCGGTCGTCCTGTTCTTCTTCGCCGTGGGTTTCGTGGCCATGACGCGCTACGTCCCGAACGCGGGGGCCTTCTACACCTACATCGGCGCGGGCCTGGGCCGGCTGCACGGCCTCGGGGGTTCCTTCCTCGCCCTGCTGACGTACCAGACGATCCAGGCCGCCGTGTACGGGTACCTCGGCGCCGCCCTCGGCGGCGTCGTCGCCGACGACCTCGGCGGGCCGGACCTGCCGTGGTGGGTGTGGGCCGGGGCGGCGATCGCCCTCGTGGGTTTCCTGGGGTACCGGCACATCGACCTGTCCAGCAAGGTCCTGGGGGTCCTGCTGATCGCCGAGATCGGCATCGTCCTCGTCGTCGACGCGGGCGTCGTGCTGGCCGGCGGCGGGCCGGAGGGCCTGTCCACCGCGTCGGTGACGCCGTCCGGCATCACGGCCGGCGCGCCCGGCATCGGGCTCATGTTCGCCCTGGCGGGTTTCATCGGCTTCGAGTGCACCGCGGTGTTCCGCGACGAGGCCCGCGACCCCGACCGCACCATCCCGCGGGCCACCTACGTCTCGCTCGCGCTCATCGGCGTCTTCTACACCGTCTCGGCCTGGGCCGTGGTCTCCGCCTGGGGCGACACGGGGGCGCTGACCGAGGCCGCGGACGACCCCGAGGGCATGGTGGTGCAGACCGCCGCCGACTACGTCGGCAGGGTCGCCGGGGACACCGTCCAGGTGCTGCTGCTGACCAGCCTGTTCGCCTGCGTCCTGTCGTTCCACAACGTCCTGAACCGCTACGTGTTCTCGATGGCCAACACCGGCGTCCTGCCGCGGGCCTGGGGCCGCAGCCACGGGCGGCACCACTCCCCGCACGTCGCCTCGCTCCTGCAGACGGCCGTCTCGGTGCTGCTCATGGGGGTGTTCGCCGCAGCGGGCCTGGACCCGGTCATGCAGGTCTACACGTGGATGTCCGGCGTCGCGACGCTGGGGTTCATCCTGCTGATGCTGCTGACCTGCGTCGCGGTCCTGGTGTTCTTCACGCGCAACCGCGTCGACACCCGGGTGTGGAACACGAGGGTCGCCCCCGTCGTCGGGGTCGTCGGCCTGGCCTTCACCGCGTACCTCACGGCGACGAACTTCGGCCTGCTCGTCGGCGGCTGGACCGTCGGCGCGGTGTTCCTCGTCCTCACCGCCGCCTCCTACCTCGTCGGCCCGCTGGTCGGCGTCCTCAAGCCCAGCGCCGACCCGCTGGCGATCGCCCGGTTCGAGGCCGCCCTCGAACACCCCACCGCCGTCCCGCACCAGAACCGCACGGAGGACCACGCGTGA
- a CDS encoding primary-amine oxidase produces MSLLETPATGTSPSVSHPLDRLTAAEVDATRELLAPTLTPTTRFAYLGLLEPPKPAVLAFTPGDAVERTVRVLLLDTATGTGRDVRVSLSDGRIVSDREVDGAVEGHLPILEEEFGAIEPILNADDRWVSTLASRGLTPADVVTVPLSAGHYDDIPATDPGAARILRVFAFAQPDPSALPWAHPVDGIVAYVDLSAAKVLQVLDHQRFEVPQQSGNWDEAPHAQAERTDLKPISITQPEGPSFSVEGDVISWQGWKVRVGFDAREGLTLHQLSVADSTGPDPSVQRDVVYRASIAEMVVPYADPSPVRFWQNYFDTGEYLFGRFVNSLALGCDCLGEIHYFDAVLADETGHPKTVQNAICLHEEDHGVLWKHTDMFNGMNETRRSRRLVISFFTTIGNYDYGFYWYLYLDGTIELEAKATGVVFTAAYPEGGLEFSTEIAPGLAAPFHQHLFSARLDMAVDGTANAVEEVDAVRVPRGEGNPYGNAFARKATRLTSEAVAQREANGAVGRVWHVLSTERTNALGQPTGYALHPEHQPLLLADDTSVVHDRATFGTKHLWVTRYDSEERYPAGDFVNQNPGGAGLPQFVAGDRDLDGQDVVLWHTFGLTHFPRPEDWPVMPVDHAGFTLKPVGFFDRNPALGVPKGSSSASSCSAPAAAGDGCCGA; encoded by the coding sequence GTGAGCCTGCTCGAGACCCCCGCCACCGGGACGTCGCCGTCGGTGTCGCACCCCCTCGACCGGCTCACCGCCGCCGAGGTCGACGCGACCCGCGAGCTCCTGGCCCCCACCCTCACCCCGACCACCCGGTTCGCCTACCTGGGCCTGCTCGAACCCCCCAAACCCGCCGTGCTGGCCTTCACCCCCGGCGACGCCGTGGAACGCACCGTGCGGGTCCTGCTGCTGGACACCGCCACCGGCACGGGCCGGGACGTGCGGGTCTCGCTGTCCGACGGGCGGATCGTGTCCGACCGCGAGGTCGACGGCGCCGTGGAGGGGCACCTGCCCATCCTGGAGGAGGAGTTCGGGGCGATCGAGCCGATCCTGAACGCCGACGACCGCTGGGTCTCGACGCTGGCCTCGCGCGGCCTGACCCCGGCCGACGTCGTGACCGTGCCCCTGTCGGCCGGCCACTACGACGACATCCCCGCGACCGACCCGGGCGCGGCCCGCATCCTGCGGGTGTTCGCCTTCGCCCAGCCGGACCCCTCGGCGCTGCCGTGGGCGCACCCCGTGGACGGGATCGTCGCCTACGTCGACCTGTCCGCGGCGAAGGTCCTGCAGGTCCTGGACCACCAGCGGTTCGAGGTGCCGCAGCAGAGCGGGAACTGGGACGAGGCCCCGCACGCCCAGGCCGAGCGCACCGACCTCAAGCCCATCTCGATCACCCAGCCGGAGGGGCCCAGCTTCTCCGTCGAGGGCGACGTCATCTCCTGGCAGGGCTGGAAGGTGCGGGTCGGGTTCGACGCCCGCGAGGGGCTGACGCTGCACCAGCTGTCGGTGGCCGACTCCACCGGCCCGGACCCCTCGGTGCAGCGCGACGTCGTCTACCGCGCCTCGATCGCCGAGATGGTCGTCCCCTACGCCGACCCCTCCCCCGTCCGGTTCTGGCAGAACTACTTCGACACCGGCGAGTACCTGTTCGGCCGGTTCGTGAACTCCCTGGCCCTGGGCTGCGACTGCCTGGGCGAGATCCACTACTTCGACGCCGTCCTGGCCGACGAGACCGGCCACCCCAAGACCGTGCAGAACGCGATCTGCCTGCACGAGGAGGACCACGGCGTGCTGTGGAAGCACACCGACATGTTCAACGGCATGAACGAGACCCGCCGCTCCCGCCGGCTCGTCATCTCGTTCTTCACGACCATCGGGAACTACGACTACGGGTTCTACTGGTACCTCTACCTCGACGGGACGATCGAGCTGGAGGCCAAGGCGACGGGGGTCGTGTTCACCGCGGCGTACCCCGAGGGCGGGCTGGAGTTCTCCACCGAGATCGCCCCCGGCCTGGCCGCCCCGTTCCACCAGCACCTGTTCTCGGCCCGGCTCGACATGGCGGTCGACGGGACCGCCAACGCCGTCGAGGAGGTCGACGCGGTCCGGGTGCCGCGCGGCGAGGGCAACCCGTACGGCAACGCCTTCGCCCGCAAGGCCACCCGGCTGACGAGCGAGGCCGTCGCCCAGCGCGAGGCGAACGGCGCGGTGGGCCGGGTGTGGCACGTCCTGAGCACCGAGCGCACGAACGCCCTGGGCCAGCCCACCGGGTACGCCCTGCACCCCGAGCACCAGCCGCTGCTGCTGGCCGACGACACGTCGGTGGTCCACGACCGCGCGACGTTCGGCACCAAGCACCTGTGGGTCACCCGCTACGACAGCGAGGAGCGCTACCCCGCGGGCGACTTCGTCAACCAGAACCCCGGCGGCGCGGGCCTGCCGCAGTTCGTGGCCGGCGACCGCGACCTCGACGGCCAGGACGTCGTGCTGTGGCACACGTTCGGGCTGACGCACTTCCCGCGCCCGGAGGACTGGCCGGTCATGCCCGTGGACCACGCCGGGTTCACGCTCAAGCCCGTCGGGTTCTTCGACCGGAACCCGGCGCTGGGGGTGCCGAAGGGCTCCTCCTCGGCCTCCTCCTGCTCCGCCCCCGCCGCCGCCGGGGACGGCTGCTGCGGGGCGTGA
- a CDS encoding GNAT family N-acetyltransferase, with translation MTNAPDPLDNPVWSALTGVHAHLAEGDGLGRRYPADVSPFSGVADQADPLAWADLAAVAGPGVDLVFPALEHAPPPGFTVAGGLPGVQLVATDAFTSGRSDVVTELGEADVDDMLDLVARTRPGPFGRRTRLLGTYLGVREDGRLLAMAGERLRLGSATEISAVCTDPAARGRGLATTLVRAVAQGVRDRGELPFLHAAAQNTRAIGLYEHLGFTLRRTLQFATVRTPDA, from the coding sequence GTGACGAACGCGCCCGACCCCCTCGACAACCCCGTCTGGTCCGCCCTCACGGGCGTGCACGCCCACCTCGCCGAGGGCGACGGGCTCGGCCGCCGCTACCCCGCCGACGTGTCGCCGTTCAGCGGGGTCGCCGACCAGGCCGACCCGCTGGCCTGGGCGGACCTGGCCGCCGTGGCCGGTCCCGGGGTGGACCTCGTCTTCCCGGCGCTGGAGCACGCGCCGCCGCCCGGGTTCACCGTGGCCGGCGGGCTGCCCGGGGTGCAGCTCGTCGCGACCGACGCCTTCACCTCGGGCCGCTCGGACGTCGTGACCGAGCTGGGCGAGGCCGACGTCGACGACATGCTCGACCTCGTGGCCCGCACCCGGCCCGGCCCCTTCGGCCGGCGCACGCGGCTGCTCGGCACCTACCTCGGCGTCCGGGAGGACGGCAGGCTGCTGGCGATGGCCGGGGAACGGCTGCGGCTGGGGTCGGCGACGGAGATCAGCGCGGTCTGCACCGACCCGGCCGCGCGCGGGCGCGGGCTGGCGACGACGCTGGTGCGCGCGGTGGCGCAGGGCGTCCGCGACCGCGGGGAGCTGCCGTTCCTGCACGCCGCGGCGCAGAACACGCGCGCGATCGGGCTGTACGAGCACCTCGGCTTCACGCTGCGCCGCACCCTGCAGTTCGCCACCGTCCGCACCCCCGACGCCTGA
- a CDS encoding L-threonylcarbamoyladenylate synthase, with protein sequence MARFVEVHPRNPQPRAVAQLVAMLREDALLAYPTDSCYALGCRLDSHTGADRIRRIRHLDDRHHFTLVCSDFAQLGQFVHLDNVQFRAVKAATPNPYTFILPATKEVPRRFAHPRKKTVGVRIPDNAFVRALLSELGEPLLSSTLLLPGHAEPLTDGWTIKEELDHVVDAVVDAGECGTEPTTVVDWSQGYPEVVRVGAGDPSRFA encoded by the coding sequence ATGGCCCGGTTCGTCGAGGTGCACCCGCGCAACCCGCAGCCGCGGGCGGTCGCCCAGCTCGTCGCGATGCTGCGCGAGGACGCCCTCCTCGCCTACCCCACGGACTCCTGCTACGCGCTGGGCTGCCGGCTGGACAGCCACACCGGCGCCGACCGGATCCGCCGGATCCGGCACCTGGACGACCGGCACCACTTCACGCTGGTGTGCTCCGACTTCGCCCAGCTCGGCCAGTTCGTGCACCTGGACAACGTGCAGTTCCGCGCCGTGAAGGCCGCCACCCCGAACCCGTACACGTTCATCCTCCCCGCCACCAAGGAGGTGCCGCGCCGCTTCGCCCACCCGAGGAAGAAGACCGTCGGCGTGCGCATCCCGGACAACGCGTTCGTGCGGGCCCTGCTGTCCGAGCTCGGTGAGCCGCTGCTGTCCAGCACCCTCCTGCTGCCCGGTCACGCCGAGCCCCTCACGGACGGCTGGACGATCAAGGAGGAGCTCGACCACGTCGTCGACGCCGTCGTGGACGCCGGTGAGTGCGGGACCGAGCCCACGACGGTCGTGGACTGGTCGCAGGGCTACCCCGAGGTCGTGCGGGTCGGCGCGGGGGACCCGTCGCGGTTCGCGTGA
- a CDS encoding SDR family oxidoreductase, translating into MSQPSQQQEPPGTTSAMQPTPDHGEQTYRGSGKLTGKVAIITGADSGIGRAVAIAFAREGADVVISYLSEDEDARETARWVEEAGRKAVLVPGDVSEAAQCRAIVDECVQEFGKVDVLVNNAAYQMSHDTLEEISDEEWLFTMNTNLSAFFYLSKAALPHMGPGSSIIGSSSVNSDNPKPTLIPYSVTKAGIANMCASMAQLLGEKGIRVNSVAPGPIWTPLIPSTMPPEQVESFGQQAPLGRPGQPAELAPVYVLLASDDGSYVSGARVAVTGGTPIL; encoded by the coding sequence GTGTCGCAGCCCAGCCAGCAGCAGGAACCGCCCGGCACCACCTCGGCGATGCAGCCGACCCCCGACCACGGGGAGCAGACCTACCGCGGCAGCGGGAAGCTGACCGGCAAGGTGGCGATCATCACCGGCGCCGACTCCGGGATCGGCCGCGCCGTGGCCATCGCCTTCGCCCGCGAGGGCGCCGACGTCGTCATCAGCTACCTGTCCGAGGACGAGGACGCCCGCGAGACGGCGCGGTGGGTCGAGGAGGCCGGGCGCAAGGCCGTCCTGGTCCCCGGGGACGTCTCCGAGGCCGCGCAGTGCCGCGCGATCGTCGACGAGTGCGTGCAGGAGTTCGGCAAGGTCGACGTCCTGGTCAACAACGCCGCCTACCAGATGAGCCACGACACGCTGGAGGAGATCTCCGACGAGGAGTGGCTGTTCACGATGAACACCAACCTCAGCGCGTTCTTCTACCTCAGCAAGGCCGCGCTGCCCCACATGGGACCCGGGTCGTCGATCATCGGCAGCAGCTCGGTGAACTCCGACAACCCCAAGCCCACGCTCATCCCCTACTCGGTCACCAAGGCCGGGATCGCGAACATGTGCGCCTCGATGGCGCAGCTGCTGGGTGAGAAGGGGATCCGGGTCAACAGCGTCGCACCCGGCCCCATCTGGACGCCGCTCATCCCCTCCACCATGCCGCCGGAGCAGGTCGAGAGCTTCGGCCAGCAGGCGCCGCTGGGCCGGCCGGGGCAGCCGGCGGAACTGGCGCCGGTGTACGTGCTGCTCGCCTCCGACGACGGCAGCTACGTCTCCGGCGCCCGGGTGGCCGTGACGGGCGGCACGCCGATCCTGTGA
- a CDS encoding phytanoyl-CoA dioxygenase family protein, translated as MSTSTTGTTAPLTDAQVEHFLTRGYVVLEGCFDAEQAAPHVDRAWERLGVDRDDPTTWDRPRVHLPSLQHVDAAEFAPTAFHAACQLLGGQDRVQTPWNWSDGMIANLGVGADRPFDPPSAKVGGWHKDGDFFRHFLDSPEQGLLTIVLWTDVHSRGGGTFVATDSVGVVARFLAERPEGVLPDELQQTRLVEQCHDFVELTGKQGDVVLMHPFVLHATSQNVLRAQRLITNPPLALREPMDFDRADPAQFSPVERAVLDGLGVDRFAFTPTRPREAVVPRGR; from the coding sequence GTGAGCACCAGCACCACCGGCACCACCGCACCCCTCACCGACGCCCAGGTCGAGCACTTCCTCACGCGGGGCTACGTCGTCCTGGAGGGCTGCTTCGACGCCGAGCAGGCCGCCCCCCACGTCGACCGGGCCTGGGAGCGGCTCGGCGTCGACCGCGACGACCCCACCACCTGGGACCGTCCCCGCGTGCACCTGCCCTCGCTGCAGCACGTCGACGCCGCCGAGTTCGCCCCCACCGCCTTCCACGCCGCCTGCCAGCTCCTCGGCGGCCAGGACCGGGTGCAGACCCCGTGGAACTGGTCCGACGGGATGATCGCCAACCTCGGGGTCGGGGCCGACCGGCCCTTCGACCCGCCGTCGGCGAAGGTCGGCGGCTGGCACAAGGACGGCGACTTCTTCCGGCACTTCCTGGACTCCCCCGAGCAGGGGCTGCTGACCATCGTCCTGTGGACCGACGTCCACTCCCGCGGCGGCGGCACGTTCGTCGCGACCGACTCCGTCGGCGTCGTGGCCCGCTTCCTCGCCGAGCGCCCCGAGGGGGTCCTGCCCGACGAGCTGCAGCAGACGCGGCTGGTCGAGCAGTGCCACGACTTCGTGGAGCTGACGGGCAAGCAGGGCGACGTCGTCCTCATGCACCCCTTCGTGCTGCACGCGACGTCGCAGAACGTGCTGCGCGCCCAGCGCCTCATCACCAACCCGCCGCTGGCGCTGCGGGAGCCGATGGACTTCGACCGCGCCGACCCCGCGCAGTTCTCGCCCGTGGAGCGCGCCGTGCTCGACGGGCTGGGCGTGGACCGGTTCGCCTTCACCCCCACCCGCCCGCGGGAGGCGGTCGTCCCGCGCGGGCGCTGA
- a CDS encoding carbohydrate ABC transporter permease: MATTTDPRQRGDLRLRTSRTGRRRGIVRVRWYTYLVLALAAAACIFPVYWMFVVSSVGSAAATQLPPRVVPGGNFLNLLKLVFETVPFVRSLINSFIVAALIAVGQAFLCSLAGYAFAKMTFRGRDVLFLILVLTMTVPAQLAVIPQYMVISRLGWVDTLQALVVPGLVSAFGIFWMRQHISATISDELLQAARMDGANSWQIFARIAFPVVRPAAAVLGLLGFVNAWNDFLWPFIVLKSPDTYTAQIAIKALQSNISIDLGLAMAGSFLVTVPLLVLFAFFGKQMVSGIMDGAFKG, encoded by the coding sequence ATGGCCACCACCACCGACCCCCGTCAGCGGGGCGACCTGCGGCTGCGCACGTCCCGGACCGGCCGCCGCCGCGGCATCGTCCGGGTGCGCTGGTACACCTACCTCGTCCTGGCCCTCGCGGCGGCGGCGTGCATCTTCCCGGTCTACTGGATGTTCGTCGTGTCCTCGGTCGGTTCCGCGGCGGCCACCCAGCTGCCGCCGCGGGTGGTCCCCGGCGGGAACTTCCTGAACCTGCTGAAGCTCGTGTTCGAGACCGTGCCCTTCGTGCGGTCGCTCATCAACAGCTTCATCGTGGCCGCGCTCATCGCCGTGGGGCAGGCGTTCCTGTGCTCCCTGGCCGGGTACGCCTTCGCCAAGATGACCTTCCGCGGCCGCGACGTGCTGTTCCTGATCCTCGTGCTGACCATGACGGTCCCGGCGCAGCTGGCCGTCATCCCGCAGTACATGGTCATCTCCCGGCTGGGCTGGGTGGACACCCTGCAGGCCCTCGTCGTGCCCGGCCTGGTCAGCGCGTTCGGCATCTTCTGGATGCGCCAGCACATCAGCGCCACCATCAGCGACGAGCTGCTCCAGGCGGCGCGCATGGACGGCGCGAACTCCTGGCAGATCTTCGCCCGCATCGCCTTCCCCGTCGTCCGCCCCGCCGCGGCCGTCCTGGGGCTGCTCGGCTTCGTCAACGCCTGGAACGACTTCCTCTGGCCGTTCATCGTCCTGAAGTCCCCGGACACCTACACCGCGCAGATCGCCATCAAGGCCCTGCAGTCCAACATCTCCATCGACCTCGGCCTGGCCATGGCCGGCTCGTTCCTCGTCACCGTCCCGCTCCTGGTGCTGTTCGCCTTCTTCGGCAAGCAGATGGTCTCCGGGATCATGGACGGCGCCTTCAAGGGCTGA
- a CDS encoding carbohydrate ABC transporter permease produces MSATLTPGTLRPVKPATATRPVEKRWERIAPYGYVAPFYVLFLVFGLFPLLFTFYVSLFDWNPIGEKTFVGLENFRQLGEDPRFWNALRNTFSIWVISTVPQLVIALVLAQVLNNAFLRLANFFRMAMLLPYITSVAATAIVFAQLFNRDYGLLNWFLGALGFGHVDFMSTSWGSHVLISAMVIWRWFGYNTLLYLASLQAVPRDLYEAASVDGAGPVKQFFSITLPSLRPVIVFTVIMSTIGGLQIFTEPLLLSNGTLTCGTARQCQTLSLFLYEQGFGSFKFGYGSAIGVALFAIIVVAALVNFLLSSRLGRKG; encoded by the coding sequence ATGAGCGCCACCCTGACCCCGGGTACGCTGCGGCCGGTCAAGCCGGCCACAGCGACCCGGCCGGTGGAGAAGCGGTGGGAGCGGATCGCGCCGTACGGGTACGTGGCCCCCTTCTACGTCCTGTTCCTCGTCTTCGGGCTGTTCCCGCTGCTGTTCACGTTCTACGTCTCGCTGTTCGACTGGAACCCCATCGGCGAGAAGACCTTCGTCGGGCTGGAGAACTTCCGCCAGCTCGGCGAGGACCCGCGCTTCTGGAACGCCCTGCGCAACACGTTCAGCATCTGGGTCATCTCCACCGTCCCGCAGCTCGTCATCGCGCTGGTCCTGGCCCAGGTGCTCAACAACGCCTTCCTGCGCCTGGCCAACTTCTTCCGCATGGCGATGCTGCTGCCGTACATCACCTCGGTGGCGGCGACGGCGATCGTCTTCGCCCAGCTCTTCAACCGCGACTACGGGCTGCTCAACTGGTTCCTCGGGGCGCTGGGCTTCGGGCACGTCGACTTCATGTCGACGTCCTGGGGCAGCCACGTCCTCATCTCCGCCATGGTCATCTGGCGCTGGTTCGGCTACAACACGCTGCTCTACCTGGCGTCGCTGCAGGCCGTCCCCCGCGACCTGTACGAGGCGGCGTCGGTGGACGGGGCCGGGCCCGTCAAGCAGTTCTTCAGCATCACCCTGCCCTCGCTGCGCCCGGTGATCGTCTTCACCGTCATCATGTCCACCATCGGCGGCCTGCAGATCTTCACCGAGCCGCTGCTGCTGTCCAACGGCACGCTCACCTGCGGCACCGCGCGCCAGTGCCAGACCCTGTCGCTGTTCCTCTACGAGCAGGGTTTCGGGTCCTTCAAGTTCGGCTACGGCTCGGCCATCGGCGTCGCGCTGTTCGCCATCATCGTCGTCGCGGCGCTCGTCAACTTCCTGCTGTCGAGCCGTCTGGGGAGGAAGGGCTGA
- a CDS encoding ABC transporter substrate-binding protein, whose protein sequence is MNALPRTSSRPSTAALAMTRRRALALSALAGGLGLGAAACSSGSGASSDPNTFEFWSFTGINQKTDVEAYKKLAPDVTVKLTEVGNAQETAQGLTTALAGGKVPDLVLVQAGDLPKFMKNPGNFTDLNTLGGADVKGDYVDWVMAQATATSGELVGIPTDVGGMGVAYRTDLMAAAGLPTNRDEVGALWPTWDDFIATGQRYTQATGNAFIDNAATTVFLQAVSQGEEQYYSADGEVVYATNPIVKDSFDLGLKAIAAGITAKLESFTDGWNAGMAKGAFAAVAAPSWMLGSIRSAAPDTEGKWDIAVIPGGSGNWGGSYLTIPARAANPKAAWNYIKTMQSPEQQLQHFLDSGSLPTTPVNYDKPELVNHTDPFFSDAPTGKIFTQAVLGLKPFINGEYNTEISTELLNALNGVEGDGAPADAAWDTAVKNIKTAIGA, encoded by the coding sequence GTGAACGCGCTGCCTCGCACGTCCTCCCGTCCGTCCACCGCCGCCCTGGCGATGACCCGCCGGCGGGCGCTGGCCCTGTCCGCGCTCGCCGGGGGCCTCGGCCTGGGAGCGGCCGCGTGCTCCTCCGGCTCGGGCGCCTCCAGCGACCCGAACACCTTCGAGTTCTGGTCCTTCACCGGCATCAACCAGAAGACCGACGTCGAGGCGTACAAGAAGCTCGCCCCCGACGTCACCGTCAAGCTGACCGAGGTGGGCAACGCCCAGGAGACCGCCCAGGGGCTGACCACCGCCCTGGCCGGCGGCAAGGTGCCCGACCTGGTGCTCGTCCAGGCCGGTGACCTGCCCAAGTTCATGAAGAACCCGGGCAACTTCACCGACCTGAACACCCTCGGCGGCGCCGACGTCAAGGGCGACTACGTGGACTGGGTGATGGCCCAGGCCACCGCGACGTCCGGCGAGCTCGTCGGCATCCCCACCGACGTCGGCGGCATGGGCGTCGCCTACCGCACCGACCTCATGGCCGCCGCGGGCCTGCCCACGAACCGCGACGAGGTCGGCGCGCTGTGGCCCACGTGGGACGACTTCATCGCCACCGGCCAGCGCTACACCCAGGCCACCGGCAACGCCTTCATCGACAACGCCGCCACCACCGTCTTCCTCCAGGCCGTCTCGCAGGGCGAGGAGCAGTACTACTCCGCCGACGGCGAGGTGGTCTACGCCACCAACCCCATCGTCAAGGACTCCTTCGACCTGGGCCTGAAGGCCATCGCCGCCGGCATCACCGCGAAGCTGGAGAGCTTCACCGACGGCTGGAACGCCGGCATGGCCAAGGGGGCGTTCGCCGCCGTCGCCGCCCCGTCCTGGATGCTCGGCTCCATCCGCTCCGCGGCCCCCGACACCGAGGGCAAGTGGGACATCGCCGTCATCCCCGGCGGCAGCGGCAACTGGGGCGGCAGCTACCTGACCATCCCCGCCCGCGCGGCCAACCCCAAGGCGGCGTGGAACTACATCAAGACGATGCAGTCCCCCGAGCAGCAGCTCCAGCACTTCCTCGACTCCGGCTCGCTGCCCACCACCCCGGTGAACTACGACAAGCCGGAGCTGGTGAACCACACCGACCCGTTCTTCAGCGACGCCCCCACCGGCAAGATCTTCACCCAGGCCGTCCTGGGCCTGAAGCCGTTCATCAACGGCGAGTACAACACCGAGATCAGCACCGAGCTGCTCAACGCCCTCAACGGCGTCGAGGGGGACGGCGCGCCGGCCGACGCCGCCTGGGACACCGCCGTGAAGAACATCAAGACCGCGATCGGCGCCTGA